The Panicum virgatum strain AP13 chromosome 3N, P.virgatum_v5, whole genome shotgun sequence genome includes the window GGGGAAAGAAAATTTAGCATAAACACAAGTGAGTGTGTAGTGCAGTGGTAGAAAAGGTTACAAGTGAGGGGGAGGTCGTGGGTTTGAATCCCGTTGGGTGCATAGTGCGCGAAAAATGCCGCAACTTGTGACTTCGGCGGAGCGGGTGTGTGGCTGGCTGGTGGGGTCCTCCCCGGactaaatattttttgtttcctatttttaaaatcagttttctgaagaaaaaaaattgccgAGTGCATTTTACTCGGCAAACTCTTTACCGTGTGCCCGACAAAGGACCTCTTTGCCGATGCCTGTTTGCTGTGTGCAACACATGGCAAAGGCTTTGACATGTGCAAAAGAGCCTTTGCTGTGTGCttctagcacacggcaaacaggccGACTCTGGTAGTGATTGGTGCCACCAACTGGATCTAAAAGCCTAGACATTTAGTTCCGGTTGGtggcccctccccctccctcttgGCTTCTATCCGTTGGACCTGTGACTAAAAGCTTAATTGGTCCGGGGTCCAACGGTGGTCGGGACCGATGTGCAAGATCAAAAGCTATTTCTGTATCCAAGCTAAGCTAGCtaataaagaaaagaagaagcacGTGGTCCATCCAGAGAAGATGAGCGCTCATTGCTGCATTCGACGAATCTAGCTAGCTGGCCTGATGAAAACTGTCACATGAACACTGCATCTTTAAGTATCTACAAATTTCTTAGGACTAGGATGTCTAACAGAGCTAGCTCAAGGCTTGCTGCATGGATGTCTTTATTAGGAAACTGCTAGTTTATGTATAAGGAACGAATAACTCCGATAGATCGAATAATAATAATGCTAGAGCTATAGGACTAGGAGATAGCTGCAGTATTCCACGCGCTAAGTTTGCTGAGGACATGAATTTTTCACATGTTCATGTGACCACATGTGTTATCGTGGCCTTTCATTTCTAAATCAATGGTGAGATTGACCATCAGTAGGTGAAAAATTCATGGGTAGGTGAGAATACATGAACGGTTGGTTGGAGTGAAATCAACGCCTTAGATAGATCTTGTGGGTACATGTACACGCGTGGTTTCACATTTTCCCTCTCTCAGCCATTCACATGTGATCCTCATCGTTGCTATTTCCATGTTACTATTACTAATCACAGTCTCCTTTTGGAGTCTCAACGTTAATCCTCATTAGATGCGCTAGATAAAAAGTTAAATATAAGAAATTACCCACATTTAATTTGTATCTTCATCAGGCAATATTATGTCACGCCGTGCccctcactactacaaaataggcCTTTCTTCcatgccatttgtcccggttacctttgggcccgggacaaaaggtggcttttgtcccgggtccaacggctagccggaccAACGTGGGGGACaggggctttttgtcccgggtggagccaccaacccggacaaaagaccccccttttgtcccggttggtggctccacccgggacaaaaggtccaaccctttttatcccgggtggtaacaccaaccgggacaaaagggtgacccttttgtcccggttggtgttaccacccgggacaaaaggccccttttatcccggttggtgttaccaacccggacaaaaggcctctccacgtgatagttcaaaaagaagttattctatactgagtcacgtgtactacttaggtgaatTGGCAAGGAAACCATGCGTTGGGCAAGAGGTCCTGGGATCGAATCCCGTGGTGAGCGAAAATTTTTTTAACGTCagacaccttttgtcccggttcttccacccgggacaaaagcctcgagaggcttttgtcccggaagccttgtcccggttccaaaaccgggacaaaagccagtttggaaccgggacaaaaggccaaatctgtagtagtgcctctaagaaatctaataaaatgtttttttaaaaaaaaattacccacATTTTTATGCTTGCAGGCAGCAGGCTGTGCGCTGACGGAAGTGACTCCCCTGCTAGCTGTTCCTACGATGATGAAGCGCACATAGGTCTTCCACATCGTCTTTCCAATATAATACGGTGATACGGCAGTTCGTGTGCCCTGCTGCATGGATCGGTGCGAACCAATGTGGCATGAGGACAGGGGCACAGAGTGATCTTCCACTGATTGACAGTTGGAACCTAGCTACAAGTTACTCCCTTTCCGTCTCatattattagtcattttgacttttttaaGTGTATAGATTCtgttatgcacctagatatatattatgtcGCTAGATGCATATAGAgcaaaatctatgtatctagaaaagttaaaacgactaataatttgggacgacGGGAATAAGGTTGCTTGAGATTTCAATTTGATTCCATCTGTCCATCTTCCTTTATGCACGATGCATATCTGATGTTGAGCTATAGGTTATGGGAGAAGAAGTAGCGCTCGGCAAGAATGGTGATGAGCATGCATGGTGCTGTGTGCAGAATGAGCCTGCTTCACTCGACTGGGATGTGCATGTGCTGATGGGAATGGGATGTTGGATATGTTCCAAATTCAGTTGGCCATGATATAGGCCGACTTCTgacggagcggagcggaggccCGGTACATATACCCTTGATTAGGGTTTCATTGTGATTCATTCTTTTGTAAGTCGCCATACGGCGTTGTAACCCGAACTCTTGAAAATAGTGAGAAGTGTTGCTGGCTGGCACCCGTGGTTTTCttgcattggaggggtttttcACGTAAAATTGTGTGTCTCCGCTGTGATTGATCTTACTTGTTTCATCGTTTAGTCGCCGTTACTCGTAACATGGGATGAGGTAGTAGCAAATCTATGAGGTTTTGGCATACCATGTGTCCAACGCCCTAATCGTCATGGATCTTCAATTCCGGCGTGCACCGACGCTACATAGCACCTTGCATGCACTTGCAGCAGGTTTCTTGCACCGTCTTGGGAAGATtagtaaaaaaaatacattaaaATGCACTACAGAAAATAATGTTGACAACAAATTACACAGCATAGAACATAAAAGATATACCTTTTATATTCGAATAATATGTTGACCATAATATTAGAACTCTTACTCTTTTATAGTGATAGATATATCGAtggagagagagatgagaggggGAGAATATGCCATACAGTGTCACAGTTAACCGCATGCTAACACATGCACTTATCAACAATAGAGTGTGGTAAAAATAATGCATTTGAAAGTTCATGGCACTAAATAATAATGCAACGGCATTACAAGTTGAAGGATCACTCGTTCATTTTACTCAAAATGCTAGATGGATATATATGAGCTAATAACATTTTTTAGTGTACGTACTTTCGCTAAACACTGCAGTTTTTATCATGATCTTTGTCTAGAAATGAAACGACGACATATAAAATATAAGATATATTTTTTAGAAAACATATATAGGATGTCTCTATATATTTTAGTTTATATTATTCAGACCTAGTGGAGCTTTTATTGTATTTTGAGAGTTCGCCAACATCTTATATTTAGCACGCGTTAGtcatgttcaaaaaaaaaaagcttgttAGTCTACCTGGAGGAGTACTTGACTTTATCTTCTATATTTAGTAATGTTCCTAAGGTACTATACCAAACATATGTAGCAATGAAAAGTATAATCTACGGATAATTACCATATAAcagaaaaattcagaaaatatAAATATCGTGATTATGTGATATATAAATTCAGTTGATACATATAAATCCGAAGAGAACATACATAAATCTTTTATTGTACAATAATACAAATACAAATGATGGAGAAATATATAATATCCCTCGCACGTAGAATAGAAATGACTAGAAAACATagggcgcggcgttgccgcgccagGTTGGATTACGCACTGAATAACTTGTGAATATATGATTGGAAATACTAATTATCCATCAAATTTAAGAGTTGTCATGGACTATAGCTTCCATTCTCGTACAAGTTATAACAATGTATGGTATATATTTTGGGCTCTCTGTTGTTGTGATACTACTATTTAAGTAGGATATTATTTTTGATATGTAAATAGAAACACAGACAACTAAATAGACAACTTCTCGAACCCATAGACAATACTGTCTATCTGACTCTTTAACACTTTACATGCAATCCATGATCAATTACGAATACCATTTTTATATACCATTATGTTGCTATATTGTTTTCTTATTTGGAGGCTATCATTTACATGCAATCTATGATTAATTATGAATACCATTTCTATATTGCTATATTATTTTCTTAGTTGGATACTATATAATAAATAGCTAGACACTATATTGTAAAATATTACTATATAGCTTTTTGTTTAAAGACTATTTTGTAAATAACCAGGGTCTATATTGCAAAAATGTGAAAATATCTCGTCTCTGCCTCATCTCTCTCGAACTCTCTCTCTGGCTCTCAATCTCTATTGCTCTCTGTCtctcgcggcggcgacggccgtcCGCTTGCTTGCctgctccgcccgcccgcctgcTCTGCCCTGCGCCGGCTGCCGGGCTGCTACGCTCGGCGTGGGAGCTGGCGGGTGTTGGTCGCAATCACTTGAGGCCATCCGTTTGGGGGCTAGTTGATTCGGTGGGTGTATTTTACTCAATCCTTATCGGCTTTCGGATTTTATGACTGGAAGCCAATCCGTGTGAATGTGCCAAGATTTGGGTGTAGGCATTCTTAGTGTCGACGAAAACCTGAATCTTTTAGCTTGATTTTGTGCGAAATTGTGAGCTTTGTAATTGTAATGTGATGCTGTTACAATATGAAAGAATCTTGCCTGGCTGTGTGTTTGATTAAATTTTCGATTTGTTCTGAGCTAGTGGCAATCGCCATGAGGAGGCTGGCATCTGGTGATTCACAGGATGTCGGTTGGAGCTGTGCGAGCCACGGCTGCGCgtcccggcgcggcggcgcgcggtggcctGGCGGCTGCCGCAGCGGCTCGGCGTGGCTTCCTGACGGCGCAtggcgtcgtcctcctccattctcatcctccgcggcggcccagcttggcgcggcgcggcggcacgggCGGCCCGGCGTGACCCCGCGGCTCGCACCGGGGAGGGAGGTCgggccggaggcggcgcccgGCCCGGTACCTTGCACGGGATCCTAGCTGTCGGTCGGATCCGCGGTGGCCGGTGCAAGGTACGGCGGCGTTGCTGCTCGGATAGGAGGACGGAGGCGATGCCTGGAGCTCGCGAGCCCGCCCGCTGCCATGGCTGTTCGATGGCCCGATCCAACCGTCGTTGTTTTTTCGGGCGACGTGGCACGCTGTGCATCCAGAGAATGGCCAGGGGGCGGACGCGGTTTCGTGTTTTAGAGATTGAAAAACTCAAGAAAGAGCGAACAGGGCTTAGCTTGCTTCTGGTGGATCAGATCAAATGGATGCGATCGAGAAGCTTATAGACATGCCGATCCCCTTGATTATTTTGGTGTGGaaataaagttaaaagaaaaattccaAACTGATCGAAGCAAATCGGCCGACGAAACGAAACGAGATCGATGAGAGATGAGTGATGATATGATCGGATGAGATGGAAACGACGATGGCTCTTGGAAGATCGGACGACGACAGACACAGCAGCCTAGCAGCACCTCCTTTGGATGGTGAGGTGTCCTGCCATGTGCCATCCCTCTCCCCCGTCAGAGTGCATGTACGGGCACGCCGGCTTGAACTCGCCGCCGGTGTGCACCATGCTCCACTGCTCGTTGGGGTCGACGGTGCCGAGCGTGGTCCACGCCGGCGTGGAGTACTCGTAGCGGCTGTGCGTGATGCGGTGGTACTCCTGGATGTCCTGGTTCTTGGTGATGTCGTCCTTGTCGCGGAGGTTGATGGAGAAGATGTCGCCGTAGGGCCGGACCGAGTGCAGGAAGACGGGCATGGACACGGGCTCGGtggagacggcggcgaggtcggacGCGAAGACGATGCTGCGCATGTCCGGGCTGAACACCGGGTGGTTGACGTGCCCGGCGAAGGTGGCCGAGCTCTGGACCACGCGCACCGGCACGGGCACCTCGCCGGGCTTGATGTCCCTGGCGCTCACCAGGTAGATGGCGAAGCAGCCGGCGTCGAGGGCTGTGAACGCGTCCGGGGCGCTGTtgcgggaggaggagaaggcgatCCAGTCGCCGCTGGGGGACCAGCTGCAGTGGGTGTCCACCCACTTGCCGTCGGTGAGCCTCGTCACCGTGCCCTCGCCGAACTCGCCGAcgtcggcgtcgtccatgaTGTAGAGGTTCTTGTCCGTCCTGGCGCCGCCGGACCGGTCGCACGTCGACCGGAACACGAACTTGCTCCCGTCCGGGCTGCTCGACGGGAAGGCGTTGTTGAAACCCCCCGTGGTGAGCCGGTGCTTGTTGGGGCGGCGGCTCGTCGACACGTTCGTGATGGCGTAAATCTCCAGCGCGCTCCGGAGGGTGAAGGCCGGGCCGACGCACACGTACAGGGTGTCCTTGTCTGGGTTCTGGTTCCACGACGTCGAGAAGACGCCATTGGAGCCCCTGGTCTGCAAACATTGTTGAGTTCGTTGTTTAGGAATTTAATGATTAATTTGGTGGTGAGTACACATATCATGGTCGTACTCGTACATCGTCATCTTCGTCCAAGCTAATTCTTTCATCTTAATTCTTTCATCTTAATTGAAAGACAAAGCTCCTCCCATTttacttttaaaaaaaagtgTCGATCAGTCGATGGATAATATAGGTACGTACTTCAAAGACGACGCGAAGTCCATTGCTGTCGGCGACCCACACGGCCTTGAACTCGTTGTCGACGAAGGCGAGCTTGGAGCCGTCCTTGGAGAAGGACGGGAACACGCCGGACACCCTGAAGAGCCCCACATCCTTGTGCGTCGGCGGGGTCTGCAGCTTGTTGAAGGTCTTGGGGACAACAGTTCCGTTCTGTACATGTACAATAAATGATGATGAGAATAGCAGTTcatatgtatctagaaaatcCAAAACGATCTATAAATTGGAAGGGATCTGAGGGGCCGTACATTTTGCAGCAGGTGGTCCATTCGGCAGCGGTGGTAGCCGATGCGGGTGCCGTTGTCGAGCACGAAGGGGTTGTAGTGGTCGGCTTTCGACAGCTGGGTCGTCCGAGTGACCTTCACCGCCTGGTCCGGCGGCGCGGTGACGTCGTAGACCTCGATGTGGCGGTACTGATCCTCCACCCGGGGCTGggtcacgacggcggcggcggacgactgGCGGAGGGTGGCCACCACCACCTTGTTGGCGTCGATGGCCGCGGGCGTCATGGCGTCGAAGGTGTCCGGCGTCACCCGGACGGTCTGCTTGGTGGTCAGGTCGTACCGGAACACGCTCCACCTGGTGTCGGGCCTGTTGGTGGCCGGGTTCGTAAAGTCGGTGCCGCGGTGGAAGTAGAGGACGGTGTCGCTGCCCCACGTCGGCCAGCCGCCGTTCCGGATGATGATCTTGCGCCCCAGGCCGCCCTGCGCAACCTTGTCGACGTTCATGATGACGATGTCGGTcttgatgtgcatgatctcgcCGCCCCACTTGTGGAACTGGAAGTTGGCCACCGCCACCATCTTCCCCGACGGCGACACGGCCGGGCTCAAGTCGTACTGATCTGCACCAGTTAATTAATAATCCATGGAATTCATACACCACTAGAAAGATCAATCAATTCGATCAATGCCAATGGAATGGAAGATCGGACTTACCAGGTGGAGTGAGGCGCTCGGTCTTGCCGTCGGCAAGGTTGGTCTTGTACACGATGGTCCACGGCGTGCGCCGGGTGCTCGCCGGCTCCTTGGTGGAGACGTAGAGGAGCGAGTGGCCAACGGTCATTCCGCCGGCCGTGAAGCCGCCGGCGAAGCAGCCGCTGTCCTCCATGCGCGCGCCTCCGAAGGTGTCTTCGCCGTAGATGTCGGCCATGCGCAGGACCTTGGGCGGCTGCTGCTTGTCGCGGTACAGGGCGACGTGGAGCGTCTCGAGGCCGTTGTCCCTCTCGGAGACGAACACCAGGCCGGTGACGACGCCCTTGGCCGCGTCATCCGGGGAGTAGTCCGCCACCGCCTGGGGGTTCTTCTTGCCCAGGAACGTGAGGAGCTCCTTCAGTGCCGCCGGAGGGATGGGGCGGCCGTTGTGGTTGTAGGAGACGCCGTCGATGAGGGGCTGATCATTCTCGGGCGACTGCGGCGGAGTGGCAGGTCGGGCGAAGATGTCCAGCGGCACCGGCGGCCTGTAGGTCCCAAAGAAGGCGATGATTCCGCGGTCCATGGCGgtcaagaggaggaagaaggagccaATCAAATTCAATGGATCTCTTTTCCTCCGCTCGATCAGCCTACCTCGTTTGTGTTTCTGTGCTCAGACCTAGAGCTCGGATGCCAGATTTATAGAGTATAATCGTCCTGCTTACGTGGCCTCGGCGCTGGCTATTCACTACCTGAAACTGTTAATATGCAGTGTGCCCCATCCTTTACCATGTGCAAGatttcgggcacacggcaaaccctcCATTTACCGTGTGCTGGAAAAAAACTTTGGTTTAATTGTGCTTGCTGTTGTTGCCCCCTTTtcataattttagtttacttgATGCTAAAACAAATGCCATTCATTCTTCTCGGGAAAATAAGGCAGTTCGATTCTAGCGAACAAGTGATGGGATCGTCTTGAAGTCACCCACTACCGGAAACGGCCTATGTGCCGAGTACTCGCATATCAAGTGATCAAGTGATGGGATCGTCTCGAAGTCACCCTTTGCTGATCAAGTGCTTCATTTTGTATCAAATTAGCCTACGATGTGTTGAAACAATCTAGTGTTGGAAACTTATTAGTATTTCAGTACTACGTGTGTCATCGAATTTTACACTGAATAGTTGAATCATGTTTGATGGATGATAAGTACATAATTATATATTATTGATAATGTATTATAGTGTTTTAAATTATTGACGGTACAAATAAATGAGCGTGGCAATAGCGACAAAAATATGGAAGCAACACCATTCGTGGCAAAAGAGAATTCATTCTATCGCAACCCAGCTTTTTCGGCATCACAAAGGGTCGTGGCAATAGGAAATTCCACATGTAGCAACTGACTACTATGGTGGTTAGAGAGTCATGAACTTTTTCCTACCAAAACATTTTCGAAGCAATAGAGGAGATCACATCTAACAACCAATCACACTGGGTGGCAATAGAGTGCTCCACCTCTAGCCTCTAAATGCTTTTGGTGGTAATAGAATGTGCAACCTATAACAACCAATCCTATTGGGTGGCAATAGAGTTGCCCACCTCAAGCACCCAAACGAACCTGGTGGCAATAGAAGACACTACCTATAGCACCGAAACCAACTTTGTGGTAATAGAGGAAACCACATATAGCACCCAAAACACTTTAGTGGCAATAGAGTGCTACACCTATAGCACCCACAAGCACAAGGTGGCAATAGAGGTGCTTCCCCTATAGCAACCATAAGTGTAGCAATACAATGCTTTCCAATGCCTCATacacattgcaacattttgtgtATGATGCAATTGAAACCTCTGGCAACACCTAATGTGTCACAATAGGATACATTACAACCAACACACGCACGCCCTTAGATGCTAGTTTCAACGCCTCATTGTGTTGTattcaaaaaaatattgcaACCAAAAAACGACATTCGTCGTTGAAGGCTAATACCACGGGACCTTTTGCAATATTGttttatgaaatttttttgggtGCAATTGTGGCTGTTGCATCCAAATAGGGCATATTGCAACATATTTTGAGCGTTGCATTAGGGGGAAAATCTAGTAGTCTATCGCCGCAGGGTCAAACATCACCAccacaaccaccaccaccaccacgagagCCGTCACCACATGCCccgctatcaccgccggttcaaacatcaccaccaccacgagaGCCATCCCCACAGGCCCCGCTATCACCAACACCATGAGAGCCATCACCACAGGCTCCGCCACCGGCTCGATCACTAGAGCATACTCCACCAACTCCACCACTAGCCCCTGCTCCGCTGCCAGCGCCACAATAACAACATCAGCTGCCTCGCATGTTACGGTCGTTCAAAAACAACAAGGAATGGTtagaaattttgaatagatGACACACGACAAATAAGAAGTATACTAAAAAGGCTAAGACAAAGGATGATTCAAATCCTAGTGCCAGTAGACGATCGGGCTATTCTTTGCCCCGAACTGACACGGAGCACAAACTATCAGTTGGGGTAGATCAAATTCCAAACTTGGATGATTGCCCTATAGAGTTTGAGAATGATAAAGAGTTCCTACCGCACTGGGCACTCTTAGATGTTCCAAGTGAAATGCAGAGGATGCATACTTGTACAAGAGGACATGCAGACTTGGGCTCAAAACCATATATGCTCCGCACGATCCGGATGTATTCAGACTTAAAGGGAATGACATCCATGATATCATGTCCGATTTTAGAGACATCCCGAACATGTTCTGCCACAAAGAACTAGGTATTGAAATGGTTAGactctggtgcatgtaagtgccTCATCAATACTAATATCTTTTATATTATGGAATAAAGTACTATATATGCATAAAATATTTAAGTACATGATGCAAACAAGTGATGCTATTGTTTTAAGGGAAAACACCCAGTACCTTGACCCTATAGCTATTTGCGAGTCCTTGCACGCCGGGCCAAGTTGGTATAAGGACAACGATGACATACTAAAACTGTACAAAACGTGCAAGGAAAAACATGAGGCATGAAATAAAATGCACAGTGAGACCATGAAAGAGGACTGCGGCTTACATATCGCTTATGATGCGACGATGGCAAGACAAGGATGCCATATTAGCGCCATACCACTTCTAGTATGTCTAATTTCAATCATTTGATAATAAACACTTGCTCTAATCGATGCCTAAAAATCGTATAcattatttttatagaaatcACTGGATTGCTTTCCTACTACAGCAAAGCTTGGAAAAGTCCTCATATTGGACTCCTTGGATTGGCCACAGAGTAAATACAAGGAATTCCTATACATCCTTGATATGTGAGCGAATTTCTTATCTTCATATGTATATCATGCTAATTTCTCCACAaaagtatacatatataaactaactccccatttctttctttttaaaaCAGAGCTTATTACCAGCTCTACATTTCTAGAGGAGCTCATCTCATCGACATAGCAAAAATAATGAATGTGCGCACAAACTTTCCGTGCCACAAGCAACATTCTCATTCCGTGTATTGTGGGTACTATATGTGAGAGCATATAAGGGTGCAAGGGAGATATACTACTGACCCTGAGCGTATATAGAGCTACTCTTTATTAGGATAGTGCATATATGTATATTGTTCTTAAAGCTTGACTCCAACTAACACTTGCTTAATTATTCTATGGATTCAATAATTGCATATTCACCCAGAAAAGCACACGACCCAACTCTCCATGAGAAAAATCTCTAAATGTAGTCGCGGATTTGTTTCGATTCATAATGCGTGAGGTGGTCAATGTAAGGGGTAAATATTTTTACGATGCACAGGAATTAGCAACGGACCCTAAATACATTCTCTTCATGAGTGGGAGAATCAAGAGCACCGTGCCGGCTCTAGTAGTATTTGTAGGGAATAGGGGGAAAAACATGTATTCAATGCACATTTTAATGATATACCCGAATGATGCTCTATAGTGGTGTtttattttcatataatttaattttttgCATCCataaattatttatatttatgaaaCCTGTTCCATACCGATCACTATGACATTTGGTTGCAAACTAGCTTCATACCTCAAAATTGGCGGAAAtccaaattttaaaaaatagcgAGAAATAGATTtgaaaatttaaattcaaatctggGAATCTTTTGGCGGGATGGGCATTTCCAAGGCCAGATCACCCTCTCACCTACCCCTGGAAATGCATTTACACGGGTGGGTGGGTGTTTCACCCGCCTCTAGAAAATTAATTTGTAGGGGTGCGCACATTACCCGCCCCTGCAAACAGCATTTTTAGCTGCGAAAGGCAAGGGGGGTGAGGTACCCAGCCCTACAAACAGTGGCAGAGCCTGACCAAAGAATCAAGGGGCCAGCCTTTGTTATTAATTGAGCTGCTAAAGCAATGAACAATGTCAAAATTACTGTTTAGCTAGTAGAAATTTTGCATGGCATGGGGGCATGACCCTCTACGGCCAAAACTACCACTGCAGGAAAAACATGCATTTGTACCGGGCCATTGGCGCTGTTAGTACCGGCTGCTCCAGCCGGTACTggctggccggtactaaatgaacgcccatttagtaccggtcgcagCGCCAAGTACTAAATGTGCTATTCCACATCCAGATAAATGTGTGTGTGCCGGGGTTCGAACTCGTGACCTGTGGCCTCGCGCATAGTCTCTTCTACCATCCCACCTACACAACACATGTGAGTGCATTGAAGATGCTATGCTTTTAAAGTAACAAAAACggaacatttagtaccgggccataaccatttagtaccgggtactaaatgacatttagtaccgggtggtgttatggcccggtactaaatggctagGGGGCCCAGaagctatttagtaccgggtcataacaccaaccggtactaaatggctccgaAGGGCACTGTGCTgtagaaccggtactaaattggtaTTAGTACCAGGTTCAAAGCGACCGGTACTACCTGGAGCTGGACGAATGActttttttctagtagtgtaccCTCCGCCAGTGCTTACAAATATTTTCTATAGTAGTGTAAGTTTGGTCGGAGTTTGTTAAATTTGATTTAAGACAAACCTAATACAACATATAAATAAAAACGGATCCGAGGAAGTACATCAAGAAAAGATGATAATATTAAATAATAGAATTTCTTCTGTGGATGACAGCTACATGCTGGTTGTCTCTTTTTCACTGTTTTACTGTTGAGCGAAGACTGATATATATACCACTATAGCTAGTTTAATTGA containing:
- the LOC120663805 gene encoding uncharacterized protein LOC120663805, translating into MDRGIIAFFGTYRPPVPLDIFARPATPPQSPENDQPLIDGVSYNHNGRPIPPAALKELLTFLGKKNPQAVADYSPDDAAKGVVTGLVFVSERDNGLETLHVALYRDKQQPPKVLRMADIYGEDTFGGARMEDSGCFAGGFTAGGMTVGHSLLYVSTKEPASTRRTPWTIVYKTNLADGKTERLTPPDQYDLSPAVSPSGKMVAVANFQFHKWGGEIMHIKTDIVIMNVDKVAQGGLGRKIIIRNGGWPTWGSDTVLYFHRGTDFTNPATNRPDTRWSVFRYDLTTKQTVRVTPDTFDAMTPAAIDANKVVVATLRQSSAAAVVTQPRVEDQYRHIEVYDVTAPPDQAVKVTRTTQLSKADHYNPFVLDNGTRIGYHRCRMDHLLQNNGTVVPKTFNKLQTPPTHKDVGLFRVSGVFPSFSKDGSKLAFVDNEFKAVWVADSNGLRVVFETRGSNGVFSTSWNQNPDKDTLYVCVGPAFTLRSALEIYAITNVSTSRRPNKHRLTTGGFNNAFPSSSPDGSKFVFRSTCDRSGGARTDKNLYIMDDADVGEFGEGTVTRLTDGKWVDTHCSWSPSGDWIAFSSSRNSAPDAFTALDAGCFAIYLVSARDIKPGEVPVPVRVVQSSATFAGHVNHPVFSPDMRSIVFASDLAAVSTEPVSMPVFLHSVRPYGDIFSINLRDKDDITKNQDIQEYHRITHSRYEYSTPAWTTLGTVDPNEQWSMVHTGGEFKPACPYMHSDGGEGWHMAGHLTIQRRCC